In one Culex quinquefasciatus strain JHB chromosome 2, VPISU_Cqui_1.0_pri_paternal, whole genome shotgun sequence genomic region, the following are encoded:
- the LOC119766475 gene encoding uncharacterized protein LOC119766475: MEHEVVDKAREVKKAGNIYIPGEPKVAFVMRICGIIIKLNKVTKNLLRITAPTSPEACLSSCCVPRTSLNTPTCDWRKYNHYGEDGDFGNRKEKINELIKRMVYLSDT, encoded by the exons ATGGAGCATGAGGTGGTGGACAAGGCGCGCGAGGTTAAGAAGGCCGGAAACATCTACATTCCGGGCGAGCCGAAGGTTGCCTTCGTCATGCGTATCTGTGGTATCATTATCAAGCTGAACAAAGTCACCAAGAACTTGCTGCGTATCACCGCCCCGACATCACCTGAGGCTTGCTTAAGTTC ATGCTGCGTGCCGCGTACAAGCCTCAACACTCCGACCTGTGACTGGCGCAAGTACAACCACTACGGCGAAGACGGAGACTTTGGCAACCGCAAGGAAAAGATCAATGAGCTGATCAAGCGTATGGTTTACTTAAGTGATACATAG